A stretch of the Lolium perenne isolate Kyuss_39 chromosome 3, Kyuss_2.0, whole genome shotgun sequence genome encodes the following:
- the LOC127321514 gene encoding transcription factor PCF5, with amino-acid sequence MGDAGQSHHHHHGLQTQLLSFGGGHHPHMHQFTAQPQPTQTRARGGRGGGGELVPAATPARVRGGGGGEIVAVQGGHIVRSTGRKDRHSKVCTARGPRDRRVRLSAHTAIQFYDVQDRLGYDRPSKAVDWLIKNAKDAIDSLDTLPAWQPTAATNAAAAAPPSSSTHHDSADNSDDQAQAITIAHTSFDFAGSGGGGAHGGGITFPPSLDSDTIADTIKSFFPMGGTAGGEASSSTVAANSSAMSFPGYTPDLLSRTGSQSQELRLSLQPLPDRMFHHHQQQEQQHRSHGHDGNGTAQQAIFPGAANYSFGGGGAMWGEQAQQSQRMLPWSVPDPGGGTAGGGYLFNVSQQAAHMQAALSGQSQFFFPRGPLQSSNQPSDRGWPETVQADNNNNQMQQGLNPSIGFAQGVSFSGFRLPARIQGDEEHNGGNGDKPPSVSSASHH; translated from the coding sequence ATGGGCGACGCCGGCCAGtcccaccaccatcaccacggcCTCCAGACGCAGCTCCTGTCCTTCGGCGGAGGCCACCACCCCCACATGCACCAGTTCACGGCCCAGCCGCAGCCGACCCAGACGCGGGCgcgaggaggacgcggcggcggcggcgagctggttCCCGCGGCGACGCCCGCGCGTGTGAGGGGCGGCGGGGGCGGGGAGATCGTGGCGGTCCAGGGCGGGCACATTGTGCGCTCCACGGGGCGCAAGGACCGGCACAGCAAGGTCTGCACGGCGCGCGGGCCCCGCGACCGCCGCGTGCGCCTGTCGGCGCACACCGCCATCCAGTTCTACGACGTGCAGGACCGCCTCGGCTACGACCGCCCCAGCAAGGCCGTCGACTGGCTCATCAAGAACGCCAAGGACGCCATCGACAGCCTCGACACCCTCCCCGCCTGGCAGCCCACCGCCGCCAccaatgccgccgccgccgcgccgccctcctcctccacccaccacGACTCCGCCGACAACTCCGACGACCAGGCGCAGGCCATCACCATCGCGCACACCTCCTTCGACTTCGCCGGCTCTGGCGGCGGCGGAGCCCACGGCGGCGGCATCACCTTCCCGCCGTCGCTCGACTCGGACACCATCGCCGACACGATCAAGTCCTTCTTCCCGATGGGCGGCACCGCGGGCGGAGAGGCGTCGTCGTCCACCGTGGCGGCGAACTCGTCGGCAATGAGTTTCCCGGGCTACACACCGGACCTCCTGTCGCGGACCGGCAGCCAAAGCCAAGAACTTCGGCTGTCGCTGCAGCCTTTACCAGACCGCATGTTCCACCACCaccagcagcaggagcagcagcatCGGTCGCACGGCCACGACGGCAACGGCACCGCGCAGCAGGCCATCTTCCCCGGCGCCGCCAACTACTcgtttggcggcggcggcgccatgtgGGGAGAGCAGGCGCAGCAGAGCCAGCGCATGCTGCCGTGGAGCGTGCCCGACCCAGGCGGCGGGACCGCTGGCGGCGGCTACCTGTTCAACGTGTCGCAGCAGGCGGCGCACATGCAGGCGGCGCTCAGTGGCCAGAGCCAGTTCTTCTTCCCGAGGGGACCCCTTCAGTCCAGTAACCAGCCCTCCGACCGAGGATGGCCGGAAACCGTCCAagctgacaacaacaacaaccagatGCAGCAGGGCTTGAACCCCTCCATCGGGTTCGCTCAAGGCGTCAGCTTCTCCGGATTCCGGCTCCCCGCGAGGATACAGGGCGACGAGGAGCACAACGGCGGCAATGGCGACAAGCCGCCGTCCGTGTCCTCGGCTTCCCACCACTGA